In Gimesia benthica, a single window of DNA contains:
- a CDS encoding GNAT family N-acetyltransferase: MNMNLTCTHHDLSLDPEIERTAPFDELQISFYAVQMEDLQPMSQFYQDWLALFEQDPHALLNHHPDYLLHLQPQLKKSFPDRPSYVMFCRHQGTLVAAGICCPKNLSTKTLRGMGPARLLQGYYLKGNSFLLQQAYQDDSAFLEFLLETTLKFCEQQHGAFLFLEDVHLKSPVKACLDRLEDRCLTYSHTGYQPRSLIRFPENAADYWNQFRSKSRRKHRKMIRDNSHLKLVRITEPDQITDFLSAAHQVSKNSWQSQRLGLRVKNNDQEVSELMFYALHGSLRSYLLMDGDRPVAFKIGSQFQGIFYDLEFGFDLDYASVSPGETLLLLILEDLTEYDSPRTYDFGEGDAQYKQRYSSELTHSGAVMLMSNTLKNKSLLCYLNSSRRIDQAARHLLKTSGIYTGLRQLVRYGKLGSR, encoded by the coding sequence ATGAATATGAATTTAACCTGTACTCACCACGACCTGTCACTCGACCCGGAAATAGAAAGAACCGCGCCGTTTGATGAACTGCAAATCAGTTTTTATGCCGTGCAGATGGAAGACCTGCAACCGATGTCCCAGTTCTACCAGGACTGGCTGGCACTGTTTGAACAGGATCCACACGCACTTTTAAACCATCACCCGGATTATCTGCTGCACCTGCAACCGCAGTTAAAGAAATCGTTTCCGGATCGCCCCAGTTACGTGATGTTTTGCCGTCACCAGGGGACGCTGGTGGCCGCAGGTATCTGTTGTCCCAAAAACCTCAGCACAAAGACGCTGCGTGGTATGGGGCCGGCACGACTGCTGCAAGGATATTATTTAAAGGGAAACAGCTTTCTACTTCAGCAGGCATACCAGGATGACTCTGCGTTTCTCGAATTCCTGCTGGAAACCACTTTGAAATTCTGTGAACAACAACATGGTGCTTTCCTGTTCCTGGAAGATGTCCATCTCAAATCGCCCGTGAAAGCCTGCCTGGATCGACTGGAGGATCGCTGTCTGACCTATTCCCATACGGGATATCAGCCGCGCAGCCTGATCCGGTTCCCGGAAAATGCAGCTGATTACTGGAATCAGTTCCGGTCTAAATCCCGTCGGAAGCATCGCAAAATGATTCGGGACAACAGCCATCTCAAGCTGGTACGGATCACGGAGCCAGACCAGATCACAGACTTTCTGAGTGCGGCTCACCAGGTATCGAAAAACTCCTGGCAGAGTCAACGACTGGGGCTGCGCGTCAAAAACAATGATCAGGAAGTCAGCGAGTTGATGTTCTACGCGTTGCACGGATCCCTGCGTTCTTACCTGCTGATGGACGGGGATCGCCCCGTGGCATTCAAAATCGGCAGTCAGTTTCAGGGGATCTTCTACGATCTCGAATTCGGGTTTGATCTGGATTACGCCAGCGTTTCACCAGGTGAAACGCTGTTACTACTGATCCTGGAAGATTTGACCGAGTACGACTCGCCCCGCACATACGATTTCGGCGAAGGCGATGCGCAATACAAGCAGCGCTACAGCTCCGAGCTGACCCATAGCGGGGCCGTCATGCTGATGTCGAATACGTTAAAAAACAAAAGCCTGCTCTGCTATCTGAATTCCTCCCGCAGGATTGATCAGGCAGCACGACACCTGCTGAAGACCTCCGGCATTTATACCGGTCTGCGACAACTGGTGCGATATGGAAAACTGGGCAGCAGGTAA
- a CDS encoding glycosyltransferase: MKILFLSNVFPNSQHPGKGTFNAAMMQSLGELHQTHVISPVAWVDECSSRVSQRTRLDPDWLPFEAANGMRVDYPRFYYPPKMLHQHYGQFLYWSIRSTLNRAIARFQPDVILSYWLHPDGEVAVRAAREHGIPAVVMTGGSDVLLLTRNRHRRRAIQSVLQQSDAVITVSQDIEAAVQKLQIHPEKIHTVYRGVDRSRFCPGDQRAARERLGLDPDRKVIVSVGRLEPVKGHTVLLEACKKISKQGPAFTCYVLGNGSLHSRLNQKVTEYGLDKYFQLQGSQPQSRLPDWYRAADVVALPSLSEGVPNVLLEAISCGSRFVASRVGGIPEIADPLQDRLVTPNNPQLLADALSGMLAVPAIPEQRVFEPLTWQESAVQLSQILSDCSTRYSAGLTEQQKSRSSYRRKNRKLRQPV; the protein is encoded by the coding sequence ATGAAAATCCTGTTCTTATCTAATGTGTTTCCGAATTCCCAGCACCCGGGAAAAGGGACTTTTAACGCTGCGATGATGCAGTCCCTGGGAGAACTTCACCAAACCCATGTGATCTCACCGGTCGCCTGGGTGGATGAGTGTTCTTCCCGGGTCAGCCAGCGGACTCGACTCGATCCCGACTGGCTGCCTTTTGAAGCGGCTAACGGAATGCGCGTTGATTATCCGCGGTTCTATTACCCGCCGAAAATGCTGCATCAGCATTACGGCCAGTTCCTGTACTGGTCGATCCGTTCGACTTTGAATCGGGCTATCGCCCGGTTTCAACCGGACGTGATTCTGTCGTACTGGCTGCACCCGGATGGAGAGGTCGCCGTCAGGGCAGCCCGCGAACACGGAATTCCAGCGGTCGTCATGACGGGGGGCAGCGATGTCTTGCTGTTGACCCGGAATCGACATCGGCGGCGGGCGATTCAATCGGTACTGCAACAGTCGGATGCTGTGATCACGGTGAGCCAGGACATCGAAGCCGCAGTGCAAAAGCTGCAGATCCATCCTGAGAAGATTCATACCGTCTATCGGGGCGTGGATCGCAGCCGCTTCTGCCCCGGTGATCAACGGGCGGCCCGCGAGCGTCTGGGACTCGATCCGGATCGTAAAGTGATCGTCAGCGTAGGGCGACTGGAACCCGTGAAAGGACATACGGTTCTGCTGGAAGCCTGTAAGAAAATAAGTAAGCAGGGGCCTGCATTTACATGCTATGTTTTAGGTAATGGCTCATTACATTCCCGTTTGAACCAGAAAGTAACAGAGTACGGATTAGACAAGTATTTCCAGTTGCAGGGGTCACAACCACAGTCCCGACTGCCAGACTGGTATCGGGCCGCCGATGTCGTTGCCCTGCCCAGCCTTTCAGAGGGAGTTCCCAATGTGCTCTTGGAAGCGATTTCCTGCGGAAGCCGTTTCGTAGCCAGTCGCGTGGGCGGGATTCCGGAGATCGCCGATCCCCTCCAGGATCGGCTGGTGACTCCGAACAACCCGCAGCTGCTGGCAGACGCCCTGTCGGGCATGCTGGCGGTGCCTGCGATTCCGGAACAACGGGTTTTCGAGCCATTGACCTGGCAGGAGTCCGCTGTGCAGCTCAGC